Below is a window of Populus trichocarpa isolate Nisqually-1 chromosome 3, P.trichocarpa_v4.1, whole genome shotgun sequence DNA.
CATGTTTATTAGATCTTAGATTAAGATGGTTTGGACTTTGGAGGTGGATATATAGACCTCGGCCTAGAGGGAAAGGCTTTTTCGCAGCTCCCTCAATTTATGAATCTTAAATGggcatgaaataattttttttatttttttgattaattttatgattataaaattaataattatataaatatccaATAATCTTAAGATTTATAAGATtcgaattaataatttttaaaaattaaatttaaaatcttattaattaaattatattttttaaaatttacaataatatatttttattcttaggcTCAATACATAGTCGGATGAAAGTGATATATGATACAAATATCAAGAACACTGAATCTATCCGGATGCTCGATCAATTGTCTACTTTTCCACTGAACTGACTGAGGGCCATTTTTTGGCTTGAAACTAAATTATGAGGTGTCACGTCCATGGGTGGAGGAAGGAGTTTTAGTTTGGGagggtaaaatttaaaattttctacttttaaaattaaaaaactaatttattaaaggAGAAGGgctggaaaaaaaacttttacctTGAAGGGGCTCTCGCCCCTGCCAGCCCCCCTTTGATTCTGCCCCTGGTCACAcctcaaaacaataatttaaatgatAATCATATCTCATAAATTATTGTAACAACTAAACCAACTAGGATCCGTTTCACTGTTTATATAAAACAGTGAACCTCATCTTCATTTCCTCTCATGCTTcacttgtttaatttaattgggTGGCATCTCCCtgtcgatttgtttttttttttaaataaataataatgtttttatagaataaaaatcttataattataataattttataatttttcatgtaaaatatttttattttacacactttatttttattctagattcattaatcaaacattagatttattaattaaatataattaaatataaaatataaattttttgttattaataataaatatattttacataaataaaatcaatgttacACATAACTAACTGATTGACTACAGAGTATATTACTAATATTACTTGGTATTTCTCCAATAATCACGAGTTCGAGTCCTCTCGGAATGATTGAAAGTTTACATGaacattaacttcagggctcgtagAATTAGTTAAGATGCGTATAAGCTGACTCCGACAgccatattaataaaataaaaataaaaaatactgggACTAGAACTACTAGGACTTTTTCACTACCTAATACATTGTGTGAAAATTACTGGGACTAGAACTACTAGATATTACATTTGGAGTTTGGAGTAGAATTGTTATCGGCTTAATTAAGGTTCTGGGTTTTAACTGCTTTTGGAGCAATGAGAGCTTGGGGAGTTCGAGAATCTTTGTACTGTAGATGGTGGTGCTGGGGAATCATCTGAATTGAGGTTTATCGTACCTTAATCCATTGATAACAAATGGGAGTTTTATAGAGTTAAGCCACGTGGCTGGATTGTTACAAGGTAGGTTGAATGTGGTGATGATAACtacaaatataataaagttGCTTGCGGTGCTAAACATATTAATACAATGATAGAAAAACCAAGCTATTTGGCACGATCACGAGACAAATTTTCCATCTAAGAAAAGTTAAATTACATTAcattctttaatataaaaaaattcctttgtCGTGGATATTTAGAGGCATGTAGGATAAAATCCGCCCCACGTTCAAGGTTTCGAGTAATGTAAATTGTACAATTCTTTTAGGAAGAACTATCTTAACGTTATACTGCaggtggaattaaaaaaaaatagattatagaaaattatttggtgtaattattaaatttaatttaataaattaatcttgaaaTAGTTCATCCTGAGTTTTTATCTAACTAATATGAAAGTTGTTCAAACATGAACTTGACTAGTTGAAAGACAAATCGATTGACCTGTAGAAAAATaccaagaataaaataaaataaaaaattgttttgtgaATGTTATATTTCTCTTGTAGCATGTTTGGTGTTAACcgttaatttttaaagtgttttttatttagaaatagattaaaataatattattttattttttaaaatttatttttaacatgaacacatcaaaataatctaaaaatacaaaaaaaaataattttcaaataaaaaaaatattttttttaataatatttttaaaacactaaaataaaaaaatttctaattacacacacatataaaaaaacttccaTGAGAATCATGATGGTAATCACAACGTCGGCATTTTTCTGTGCCGCAATTACATTTCTTTTTGACGATAAAGGTCGTGCCATTAttgtcttcttctctcttttttttctcactttagtttttgtttgacACCTCTCAACTTTCGTCTTTCAGTCTTGGGACCCAAGGACAATTTCGGCTCCATAATTGTTTCCTTGTACTTCTCCCTAGGTGCGTGCTTTCCTCCCTCCTTTATGGCACTACGTTGCCGATTttgggattaaaaaaacatagaaaaggaAATGGTAAGTGATCTCAATACAAGTTGCGTATGAGATTTTAACAATACCAACAAAATGATGCATTCTCAATCAACACCTCCGAGCTAAAAAGATTGCTCATGTTTTCTCTCAACCTAATACTAGAAAGCAAGAGAGCAAGAAGACAATAGATAGATAGAGCATGGAATTTTCTATCTCAAATTGATCTTGACGTTTAAGAATTAAAGACAAAACCCCAGTCCAAACCCGATCTAAGCCGACTGTGTGCATGTGATTTCTACACAAAATCCACATTATTCAGGCCATCTCTTCTTTGTAAGCTTTTGTGtctttctagtttatttttttttaaataatataaatcatattctcaAAACCTCATTTAACCGCTTAAGTTATTGagttaaaatagttatttgacatggtatcagagttttgattaccaagcggtcacgagttcgaatctcatcatccctatttatttaataataaaaaattaagcacggGGTAATGTGAGTTTGTACAAGTTTCAAACctaaagagctttcacttgaaagaaaatgttagagaataatataaattatattctgaaAACTTCacctaaattatatttattttataatttataatttataattttggagATGAATGGTTCATCATCCACCGAGAAAACTTTTATTAGTGAAATTAGCTCATAAAATGATAACATAGAACACGTCAATAacctaaaattaaagaaaacccaTGGCCACGGCCTAGACTTCTAATGGACAAAAAAGTGCCAACAAATAGAAAATCTAATCTATTggtcaatatttgttttaacaaGCTGGAACCACTGCCTTGTTGGATTCTCCTCTTGCATGTAGAATCATCTCCACCGCAGATGCACTTCTTGGCTACGATATTTTCAGCAAACGAAGGCTCCAAGTGTAAGCACAGATATTTTCCCTTGTGATCTTTGGCAGCTCAGTGAAGTTTACTGGTAGGGATTGGTTCCCAAGTGCTTTCTGCTCGAGAGCAGTCTGGGGCCAGGAGTGGTAGCAGACAACCAGCAATATCTTGGGGGCACAGCCCAGTTTCCTTCAGCTTGAGTGGACCTTCATTTCCATCCTGAAGCCACCGAGACAGGGCCTTGCAAATGCCTGGACGAATCTGCTCTCCCTTCCCTTCAGCTACACAAGGACCACTTTGTGCCTTTGATTTTGGGTCGGCATGacagaggtttttttttttttttaattaagaacatGAGGCACACCTCTAGTAAAcagaaaaatagataaataaataaagttaataataaCTAGGGTTTCAGCAAATAAGATAGTTTCTGCGAGCGAAGTGCTAGCTTAAGAAGGCCCAGCCTCTTTTCGACTTGTCGATTTTTAAGTTGATATTCAAGACTCCAAAATATTCCTCCATGTTGATTGGATTTTGTCTAAAACAGTAACTTCCTTGAAAAGCCCACAAGGCCCAATCCAAGTCTTTATCATCAGCCCAAGTAGAAAACCAACTCAAGAATCTATCAGCAGCAGCAAGAATTAGATTTGAAGGAATGATTCCTGAAGTACGTCAAAGTCTGGCAAAAATTTAACCCTGAAGAAGCAACTATGAGTACATGAGGATTGGCCTTGGGAGCCTGTGCTGCTgctttcatgatgtaataatcaAACGACAGAGTTGCATCTTGATTCTTGCCGCGTGGCTCATTGTGCAGTTAACAAACCTACAGGGTGTTCAAGATTAGTACAAGAAGACTCATATTGTGGATTAGAACAATgcatttatgattttatctttctacaAAAATCTCATTAGCTATGGTTCTAgaggtaattttgtttttatatagagTTTATcggttattattaaattgaaagggaataattcaatttttatatatatttataaaacacaAAGGAATTTAAAACTAGTGCTCAGGAGTTTTTTTTGGTACTTTTATAATTCTAAAGCACAGTGGAATGATTCATTTAACcttcaaagcaaaaacaaattaaaactagaATCCAagggttttttcatattttattattttcttgttttttttattattattacgtTGGCTTAGGAAATATAtggtatttaaataaatattaatgtatAAAAGAAAAGTTAGTGCGTGCAACGTGCTGTACAAACAGCGCGTGCAATGTCTCTTAACAACCAAAAACTTCATTCTATCATATCATTGGAAGCACCACGTTGTCCTTTTCTTGTTGGGGTGGTTCATGGTAGCTTTGGTGCTATGATTCGATTTCGACcgtgttcttttttttccctctttttctcttgtttcttcGAAACTCATGCTAGCCATATATAGTTTCAGAGttactcttttatttattataatattaatttgtgttcttattcttttggtttttaatattatttttgatctttttataaaattttgatttgttttttattgataaatttattcttcaagGTCCAATCCTCCTGCTCCTCTTTGTTCAGTTTGAATTGGGTAACCATTTTGTTTTGTCTGAGCTTAATTCAAGGTTagttcatttcaaaacataattcaAGGTTagttcatttcaaaacatagcTGGCACTGAATAAAACAAAGTAATAGTCTAAGATTGAATTCATAAATAGTTGATGTTTGTTGTATTTGTTATCCTCCTGGCTCCTGGGCATGAAATagttcttttctgttttttttgtttgaaaatacgttaaaataatatttttttatttttaaaaatttatattttatgttagcacattaaaacgatccaaaaatactaaaataaaattaatttaaagcaaaaaaataaatatatctggacaaaaaaacagattaaaactcaatatcaaatatctaaaacgcacagaaaagatatttttcttaacaaacTGGACTTGAATAACTGCATGGCTTCTTTTTGCATGAATGAAGGGCAGCTGAATGGTAGATGAGGGAATATAGTTCGTTAAACGCAATTGCTTTTTTGATGAATGCGTCGGCTGCCTGGAAGCTGGGTGGAGGGTCATGCCACGCtgcctgatttttttaaatagctaaTCCATCCACACAGTTTTGATTCTTCTTACATCCTCGTGCTATTGTCCgttcttcatcattttattgCCTTCGAATCTATATTGTTAGACCTCTTAACGAAACTGGTCTTAACGTGGACTGCATGTTTCTTGTCCCTGTTTTTCTGCTCGTTGCAGTTACTTTacaattacattaaaaattaaaattaaattaaaaactatattccCTGGCGaaaacacttgtttttttttggagcAGCTCGTATTGCACCGTTCAAATTTGAAACCTAAACAATAatgctgcctttttttttctaacttttcaCTGTTCATGAGGCGcctcttttaaaattttcatcctcaaagtttttaggtttttacTTTTGATACCTGcttcttgagttttttatattttggtccgAAACTCCATTTTATTCACATTATATTCCctgaatttaaaagaaaagagaaaaaaaatatatgaaaaacagagaagaacaGACAAAGTAGATGGTTGACCACGTTTcagcagtaaaaaaaattgtcattagtgtacaaaagaaattttattcatGTGCTTTTACCCCTTATTGTCCTTGAAAAAGCATATCAgagttaagaaatatatttttttatttgattttgtatttttaaatcgatttaaagatgttttgaattgataaattaatttattggcattataataatatttattatgtgaaaataaatttaaaattgatttattgagtCCAAAAAACCCAAGCCTGATTTTTCAGTCACCTCTCCGGTGATCAGGATCTAAACAAATAGATATCATGTTGCGTGTTgtagtctttttaaaaaaataaaagagttaaaaCAATACATCatctactttgttttttaagaaaaaaaataaaagtgacatccaccttgagaaaaaaaaaacaacaataagaaTGTTAGGTTGTTGGCAACAACCTTTTTTTTGGTCGGGCGAAGTGCGGAGACCAATCTCTTTAAATAGTCacctcactttttttattttgattaaaatgtactataaaaaaatcttaacatgGTATTTATATTACTGTTTGCCtttgtcattatttttaaataatattatatgttttatgggaatgttaacaattttttctctaattattatatacttaatatacaaaaataagaaataataaatttcacattaatattcaataagaataaaatttatgttctttttatttcttgatgtattttttacatgattttatcatattcattattttttcctccaatcaaatataaaatattaagatattattttaatgtttttttttaacttacctATAAGATTATGAtaggtttttatataaaaacaatacttccaatataagaattgtttttgttgaaacaaTAAAGAGatgtattaataagaaaatagcattttaattgaagagatacatttttctcttataattttattcattgtctttcttgtaaatgtttgtttttataaacatttaattaaataaaaaattaatttagaaaataaagtcATGGTTGATGAGTTAACCCAATTTAATATGGGTCAATTCAAAACATCATTGttccaatagtttttttaagtcaaattaaattttggcTAAATTGACTAAGCTAACAATGTATTTATTAAGTCGATTGGGCTATACCATGCCAACCCCTACCCAATATACTTGACACCAAACTTAGTTTAGAAGGAATTGATAAGTCTCCATATGGATCCAACAGGCACATAATAATGTGCGGACAATAtgacagttaaaaaaaacaaaactaaaggaGAAGATGGTTTTATTCTATCCCTCCTCACATATCACCATTCActgaaatattgttttatttttttatctaatttatatatttttttaatttcaattccatcattcaacattagatttattgaagattgaatgtcataattgtttttcaatttacttcttACGAGGTCATCCCAAACTCATGATCAGAACTGCGAGTTTAACATGCTAATTgaattaactcgagttttttttttcatcttctaattgactttttttccctctcaatttcatcatttgtaatttgtttttgtttgttttttataagactATCCTCATCTTATGATTCTAGTTATCGGTTTGGTATATTAACTTAATTAACTCGAGttgtattttgtgtttttttaattcaatttttaaatattaaattgattaagaattaaacttaataatttaatatttttagatctttaataaatttttgagGTTGCTTCTAGATCTATGAAGATCATTGAatcatttcaaattaatatttagatgatttaaattttttaagttatttttttaatcttacaacgtGCTAGTAATCTAGTTATTACTAATCCTCCTATGAGTGATCAATCCTTAAATGCTGCCGTCAACTGTTCTATTTGTTTGCTTAACAGCTAAGGTTTTGCATTCTCGGAAAAGACAAGTTTATATTGAAAGACGAATTAAAAGTGCTtggtaaatttattatataaccATCCATTTCTAGTTCTGGTTCAAGTTGCAAATAATTTTACTTGGTCACggtattaagaaattaaattgataatagaaATCGCACGGTGCTTTTTGACTCCACGTGTCAACAAACAAGGAGTCCGGTTATGTCACCCGGTACACTCCAGCAACCCCCATGACTCTCCTTGCCGTACTCTGATTTTCAAAACTACCAAACATCCAGGTGTCCACACGTGTACAAAACTTAACGTTTCCTTACCGTCAAATTTAACACCCGTTTAGTCCTCGGACCTATAAAAAACGTCCTCATTCTGTCATTCATTTACCTCTCTTCACCAGTCCCCTCCCAAACAACTAACTTCGGTTTCCAGATCTGCCAACGGCCAAGATCAATCTAAGTATTTCAGCGGCTcagattaaatctaaaaaagcCACTCCATAAAGACACTCTCGTTCGTTTCCTATTGTTACGAAAGGTATTAAAAACGCTAACAAGCTTCATTTCCTCCTTTCAAAACGGTAGCGTATTAGGGTTTAGGTCAGGGTTTGAGAGATGGCAGAGCATGATAAGGAGGATTCAGTGATCGAGTCTGTGATGGAGAAGATCCACGACCACGATAAGTCTTCGGATTCTGATTCCGATCACGGGAAACCGAAATCGGAATCCGATTCCCTCAAATCGAAGATTTATCGCATTTTTGGCCGTGAAAAGCCCGTCCACAAGGTTTTAGGTGGTGGAAAACGtatgttttctttattcatAACTTTCAATAGGTTTCTAGTTTATTGTGGTTCTTGTGTGCGAAATGTTTGGTTCCGAGGATAGGGAAACTTTTTCAgtgcattttttaatttttctaatgaatACTCTCTTGATGCTCAGTGTCTTGTTAGTGTGATTTTATCGTATGGTGTGTTTGGTTGTGAAGATAGCAAATCTTGATTGTGATCAAACAGAAAACTTCTGCCACGTCTGTGTCTGTCAGTAACCAAACACGTACCTAAAATTTGTGCTCCCCGTGGCATTTTTTTCCTgaagtttttaagtttgatttactgatttttaactttattgatgattttttttgtggctCACTGTTTTTCTCAAGCGtgattttgttgcaaggtcaacaaattttgattttgataacaGAGTTAAAAGTGGGTATTCTTCTGCTGCATGGTATGAAGTTGTGGTTTCCTTTTATGATAGTTATTTGTTTTGAAGATCTAGATCTAGTTCTATGTGTGTAGCAATGTATCTGGCTTTGTCTTTTGACTATTTGGTGCACGCTAGAGGATGATAAGATAGAGAATCTATTATTGTGGTGGTTAAAGAATGTTGATGTGATTGGTTCTATCGAAGTTGTTTGAGTTCTAGAAAGTTAACTTTATGGCTTGATGCGCAAGCCCACCACAAATAAGCTAAATAAATTGTATTAGAagctcaaattaattttctttcctttgtggGCTTAAATAAGTTGTTGTtaaagtaacagttcaaatatatAAGCGCTTCCTACTGGCTCAATTTATTAGCTTCTAGCCCTGTAAATTTTCTTATTACATAGTGAATCAAGCTTTGTAGTTGAATTGTGATTTGTTGTCCTGCTGCAATGATACTAACAGTTGATTTCTCTCGAATGAATTAGATTTCCTTTGGGATGAAACCTGACAAGTCTTTCTTCTGTGTGTCTAACGTGTGCAAATTGGTATTTGTATAATAGCTGCTGACATTTTCCTATGGAGGAACAAGAAGATATCAGCAGGAGTGCTTGGTGGTGCTACTGCTATATGGGTTTTGTTTGAACTGCTTGAATGCCATCTTCTCACTTTGGTTTGCTACTTCTTGATCCTCGCTCTTGCGTTACTGTTCTTGTGGTCTAATGCCTCAACCTTCATCAACAAGTAAGCTTGTAGTCCTGGCTTATTCACATCgttcaagtttttaaatttgtattttctaaTAGCGCTTTTTTTTGGGTCTTAGGTCCCCACCACACATTCCAGAAGTTCGCATTCCTGAGGAACCAGTTCTACAGATAGCTGCTGCACTTAGGATTGAGATCAATTGGGCTTTTTCTGTCCTTCGGGATATTGCATCAGGAAGGGATCTGAAGAAGTTCCTTACTGTAAGTTGATTTCTTACATGCAATAACAGTCTTGGTGTTTCAGTACCAGAGTGTTGCCAAACTGTAGGCATATTCAATTTGGATTGCATGTTGCCTTCTACCCAAAAagactctttattttttattgtgtcgCACAATGGAGTCGAGATTGCTTTAGTCATCTCAGAGGCATAGAAAATCTGTTTTGAGTGGAAATTCATGACACGTTATATATATTCTGAAACATGATAGCAATCCCATGCGAGCTATTATATTGGGGCATGATTGTTGAAAATACATGGCACTGCACTTCTAACTGCACATCTTA
It encodes the following:
- the LOC7458203 gene encoding reticulon-like protein B1, which produces MAEHDKEDSVIESVMEKIHDHDKSSDSDSDHGKPKSESDSLKSKIYRIFGREKPVHKVLGGGKPADIFLWRNKKISAGVLGGATAIWVLFELLECHLLTLVCYFLILALALLFLWSNASTFINKSPPHIPEVRIPEEPVLQIAAALRIEINWAFSVLRDIASGRDLKKFLTVIAGLWVLSIVGSWCNFLTLFYIAFVLLYTVPVFYEKYEDQVDAFAEKAMIEIKKQYAVFDAKVLSKIPMGPLKGKKKD